The Pseudomonadota bacterium genomic interval TGAAAGCCTACATGAACATCCTTTCTCAGTTCATCACATGGCTTGTGATACCTCTCAACGAAATGACACGTAAAGAGATAGGCAGCTACGTAGATCACCTTATGGGAAAACGGCTGTCCCCAAAAACTATCACCTGCCACCTCCAGACGATACGACTCTTCTTCGACTATCTCATTGATGACGAAGGGATTAAGATGGCTAATCCGGTTACCAGGATATCGATCCGTCTGCCTAAACCGCTGCCCCGCCACTTAAAGGATGACCAGGTAGGTAAGCTCCTCGCCGTCATCAGCGACCCGAGAGATACGGCCATGTTCATGTTCATGCTTCGATGCGGGCTGCGGGTGGAGGAGGTCTCCCGGCTGACTGCAGATGCAGTGGAGCTTCCACGGAACAGGCTCTTTGTCGCCAACGGAAAGGGTCGCAAAGACAGGGTTGTCTATTTGAGTAAGGATGCCAAGTTTGCGTTAGAGAATTACCTGAAGGTACGTTCATCGAAGGCAAGAAGAATGTTCCTTGTACAGAAGGGGCCTCTGACAGGAACACCGATATCGGTCCGGGGCATCCAGAAGAGGATCGAGTACTATGCCCGATTGAGCAAGGTCAGGGTATCGTGTCATAGCTTACGCCACACTATGGCCACACAGCTCTTAAACGCAGATGCCGATCTCTCCACCATCCAGGACCTTCTGGGGCATAGCCACATTACCACGACCCAGCGATATTGTAGAGTATCAAACCTGAAAGTACAACGGGACTACTATAACGCAATCGAGGTGGTCATGCAGCGGAGCCAGGCAGGAGGCAGGGATGGATGGTTACTCCAAAAAAGACTGAATGTGGCGGATGATCATATGCTATATTTACAAGAAGAAGGTACCGTGAGAGAAAGAAGAAAACAGACAAAAGGAAAACATGGTGTAAGTAACTAATATTAAGAGAGAAAGCAGGATTTGTTACGTATAGCTCCCTGCAATCTTCCTCGGAACGACTTCCCATGATAGTGCTGATTTCAACCCGTAATTGTTGACCTTGATTGGGAATACTCGGTGTCCTAGCCCGAATGAATTTTGTTGTTGACTTTTCCGTGCACGCTTGATAATCTACTAATTAGAAGTTAAATTTTCACAAGTTAACCTACCAACCTGACCCTCAACTTTTTAAATTCTTTTTACAAGCAACCTCACGACACAACCCTTAACCTTTTCGCAGTGTCCTCTTGGACTGTGGATGGATGCCTATGGTAGGGATAATGTTTAACCCCGCGGTGATCGCCATTGCTTTCTACATTTGGTTTTGGGTCTGATTGCTCATAGTCAAAATAGAGAACGCCGTATCGGGTCCGAAGGGGACTCTAGCGGGGGAATTATGACCTGTGAACAAGGGCTGGATAGATGCTTACCGCCTATTTACTAAATGAGTCTCGGTAGCATCAAAAGCCGACCCATAATTGGTCATGCGGCTTTGTTAAAGACAATTTATTTGCACTTTCTAAGGGATTATTTGAAGAGTAACGGTTTTTCTTGATATTCAGCGGAGAATAGTATATAAAAGAGTCAAATCTAGTTGCAAAGAGTCCTCTTAGGACGTGAGAGAAACCCGCAAAGAACTCTAAACAGCTTCTTTGTGGGTTTTTTGTGTTATGGTGGCGGTAGATCCTTTTAATCTTTCCTTACATATCAAAAAGACAAAAGGAGAGGTTCTTAAAGGATACCATAATGTCTTTGAGGGAAGATTCAGCAAAAGCTACCGTTTCCTATTTTAAATCGAAGAGGCGGTTAAGCTAATTCGTTACTAAAAGGGGGTTTAAAAATGAATAAAATTTTAGAGAAAATTAAGAATTTCTTCAGTTGTAAATCTAAAAAGAAAGAAGAACCCAAACCGCAACAGAAAGAACCTAAGGCGCAGGAGAAGCCTAAAGAACAAAAATAGATTGGGTAAAAAAATAATCTTCTTTTTCTTTTAAAAACAAGTCTCTATTTCGCGCTGTAGCAAGAGATCTCCTCTTGGTCCATATCAGACGCCGACAAAAAATAACGGTGCCAATATAGTGCCAACAAAGTGTAATGCCGGTGAAGTGCAAAATGAAACGAGGTAAAAGACGCAAGAGATTTGGCAGACTGCCAAGAGACGACCAATTGGACTTGCTGCCAGAATTAGAAGGAAAAGGTTTAAAAAAGCTGCTGTCACCCTGTCAGAAGATATTCGGCTGAGTCCTCTTCTGATGCCATCACAGCAGTTTTACAGACTATCACCCTCTTGGGGTGTGTGGGAAGAGGACAGAGAGTTAATATCAACATAATATGAAAGCACCCAATCATGGCCGGCCAGGGACACCAACCCTTCTTAATTATCTTATGATATATTTAATATTTAGTGACCAGGTTTCGTTCATTAAAAATTTGAAAATAAAAGGAAGAAATTAGAAAGTGAGCTAAGGAGAAAATGGCGATAGTAAATTTACACAAAGAATTAGACAAGGAAAAACTGGAGGCTTTAGTTGAGATTTATGAAAAAATTAATAAACTTGAATTTGAGGGAATGCTGGAATTTTTAATCCATCAGACTATAGAAACTCTTGGGGTGAAAAGATGTGTTATTTTTAAAGTTTTTCCTGAGCCAGAGGTAGTGGCATTGGTAGCTGGAGAACCAAAAGATGAGCATGGGGTAGGCATGAAATTCTCTTTCAAAGATTTAGAAGCGCTAAAAGAGGTGGTTGGGATTAAGTCTTATCTTTTAATTACCGATCCCTGGCAGAATAAACGCACCTGGCACAGTCGAGAATTGATCTACCATCGAGGCATTAATGCGATTTTGTTTGTCCCCATATTGGTGCAAGATGAAGTAATTGGCGTGATTGTCATTGATGCGACGGGCGAGAGAAAAACTTTTACCGAGGAAGAGATATACTTCTGTGTGGTTTTGAGCAATTTGGTCGGCGTAATTTTAGAAAGAGATTTAATTCATAAAGAAAGAGGGGAGGAGAAGGCTTTAATGTTTTTGGGGCAGGCAGCTGCTGAAGCTGCCCATCGACTGCGCAATCCTCTGGTAGTGATTGGTGGTTTTGCTCGAAGATTGGCAAAATTGAAAGATCCTCTGTGCCAAGATTATGCTTCGCACATTATCAAAGGGGCCGATAAGATGGACGCCATAATCAGCGGATTGCTGAGGTTTTCTGCGCCTAAAAAAGTTCAGCTTACCGAAACCAAAATTAATGAGGTTATAAAAGAGGTTGAGAAATTAATTCCGGAGTTAATTGGTGCGAAAAATATTAGGGTTAGTCTTCAATTAGACTCAGGGATTCCAGCCGTTCTTGTTGATCCCACTGAGATCGAAGATGTGTTTTCTTCAATTTTGCGCAACGCGGTTGAAGCGGTCGAGGCAGAGGGAGAGATACTCATTAAAAGCAAAAAGGAAGGAAACGAGATCAAGGTTTCTATTACCAATACGGGTGGGTGCATTGATGAGGAAATTCTCCAAGAGATATTCAATCCTTTTTTCACTACTAAAGCAGCGGGTACCGGTTTGGGTTTAGCTACTGCCTTGGCGACAATTAAAGCTTATAACGGAGACATAAAAATACAGAATGAGCAGGCGTTCAAACTAACCACTTTTGTTATTAAGATACCAATACCAGAAAGGAAGGGACAGCGCAAAATAGAGGCTTAATTTTTTAAAATAGTTGGCTAAAATTCCTCGATTGACAGGTCTCGCCAAAAGGTGTAGATTTCAATCAGTAATTGATAGGGCCGGGTATTCAGGATGCTATTCTGCCGCCCAATTTCCTGTCGCCTTTTACGTAAAAAGGCGACATTTTTATTTTCTTCTCCTTAGCCAGTCCTGTAATTTCAACGCTTGTGGATAATTTATTTGCGTCATCCTGTCGCTTCATTGTATAATAAACGACAGAGAAGGGTGCATAAATCTGATTAAAGGAGGTTCAGCTATGCCAATTTACCGCAAGAGAAATGGTAAGGACACGTGGCATTGGTGCCAGAATTGTTCCCTCTGGCCAGCATCGGATTATAAAGAAGTGAAAAGAAAACCTACCTCGGGCAAGCTTTGTAATCAGTGTGCAGCAAAAGCTAAAAAGGGGGACTGCAAAAAATAGCAAGTTAATTTTGCTCTAATCCATGCCCTACCAATACAAACGCGAACCATTAAGCGAGGATGTTAAGCGAGGATGAAGTAATTTGCCTTGCCAATGCCCGCGAGAACTTAGAAGAAAAGATAGTCATTCAGCCTCTGCTTGATATCGCTTTAGGGTAGGTTACTTGGGATCACTTCGTTCACAGCTATCT includes:
- a CDS encoding ATP-binding protein, producing the protein MAIVNLHKELDKEKLEALVEIYEKINKLEFEGMLEFLIHQTIETLGVKRCVIFKVFPEPEVVALVAGEPKDEHGVGMKFSFKDLEALKEVVGIKSYLLITDPWQNKRTWHSRELIYHRGINAILFVPILVQDEVIGVIVIDATGERKTFTEEEIYFCVVLSNLVGVILERDLIHKERGEEKALMFLGQAAAEAAHRLRNPLVVIGGFARRLAKLKDPLCQDYASHIIKGADKMDAIISGLLRFSAPKKVQLTETKINEVIKEVEKLIPELIGAKNIRVSLQLDSGIPAVLVDPTEIEDVFSSILRNAVEAVEAEGEILIKSKKEGNEIKVSITNTGGCIDEEILQEIFNPFFTTKAAGTGLGLATALATIKAYNGDIKIQNEQAFKLTTFVIKIPIPERKGQRKIEA
- a CDS encoding tyrosine-type recombinase/integrase; translated protein: METIDRYRRCLKRRNFSPHTVKAYMNILSQFITWLVIPLNEMTRKEIGSYVDHLMGKRLSPKTITCHLQTIRLFFDYLIDDEGIKMANPVTRISIRLPKPLPRHLKDDQVGKLLAVISDPRDTAMFMFMLRCGLRVEEVSRLTADAVELPRNRLFVANGKGRKDRVVYLSKDAKFALENYLKVRSSKARRMFLVQKGPLTGTPISVRGIQKRIEYYARLSKVRVSCHSLRHTMATQLLNADADLSTIQDLLGHSHITTTQRYCRVSNLKVQRDYYNAIEVVMQRSQAGGRDGWLLQKRLNVADDHMLYLQEEGTVRERRKQTKGKHGVSN